In a single window of the Streptomyces cinnabarinus genome:
- a CDS encoding GNAT family N-acetyltransferase has protein sequence MNPTLRTERLLLEPYTPDDEEDFVALFQDRRVSQWMGDGPATEAEDRALFGRIFTKVYAQELFDVWAVRRDGRLIGHAEIKPTDMAQGHEIVYALTPEVWGSGLGRELARAIVAHGFETLGLTEVHATVAASNSASLALLERIGFEHVRDVTEDDGSTTHVLTRRQG, from the coding sequence ATGAACCCGACTCTGCGCACCGAGCGCCTGCTGCTGGAGCCGTACACGCCCGACGACGAGGAGGACTTCGTCGCTCTGTTCCAGGATCGGAGGGTTTCGCAGTGGATGGGCGACGGGCCTGCCACCGAGGCGGAGGACCGGGCCCTGTTCGGGCGGATCTTCACCAAGGTCTATGCCCAGGAACTGTTCGACGTCTGGGCCGTTCGCCGGGACGGCCGCTTGATCGGGCACGCGGAGATCAAGCCGACCGACATGGCCCAGGGGCACGAGATCGTTTACGCGCTGACCCCTGAGGTGTGGGGATCGGGCCTGGGGAGAGAACTGGCCCGGGCGATCGTCGCCCACGGGTTCGAAACCCTCGGGCTCACGGAGGTGCACGCCACCGTGGCGGCCTCGAACAGCGCCTCGCTCGCCCTGCTGGAGCGCATCGGCTTCGAGCACGTCCGCGATGTGACGGAGGACGACGGCAGCACCACTCACGTCCTGACACGCCGACAGGGGTGA